The following coding sequences are from one Pelagovum sp. HNIBRBA483 window:
- a CDS encoding response regulator transcription factor: protein MRFLLIEDNEELAAAVVDRLSLDGHVVDHAADLSTASDFTSVTSYDLILLDIMLPDGDGRSFLNSHRNSKNSTPVIVLTARSEVSDRVGMLDSGADDFMVKPIDFSELEARCRAVLRRRGGKSTNRITVGDLTFDSLAGTLETPTEVVQLRPRELRLIEILINAPGQIFSKGALVDRLFSYDEDVSENAIEVYIGRLRRHLSASRTEIVTVRGLGYKLDAS from the coding sequence ATGCGATTTCTCCTGATCGAAGACAACGAAGAGCTGGCCGCAGCCGTCGTCGACCGTCTGTCGCTGGACGGGCATGTCGTCGATCACGCGGCTGATCTTTCTACCGCATCCGACTTCACATCCGTCACGTCTTACGATCTGATATTGCTCGATATTATGTTACCTGACGGCGATGGTCGCTCATTTTTGAACAGTCACCGGAACTCGAAAAACAGCACGCCTGTGATCGTCCTGACGGCGCGATCCGAAGTCTCGGATCGGGTTGGGATGCTGGATTCCGGCGCGGATGATTTCATGGTGAAACCCATCGACTTCTCGGAACTTGAGGCCCGCTGTCGGGCAGTCCTGCGGCGGCGTGGTGGCAAATCGACGAACAGAATCACCGTCGGCGATCTGACATTTGATTCCCTCGCTGGCACTCTCGAAACCCCTACCGAAGTGGTCCAGCTGCGCCCCCGAGAACTGCGCCTGATCGAGATTTTAATTAACGCACCCGGGCAGATATTCTCCAAAGGCGCGCTGGTGGACAGGCTGTTTTCCTATGATGAGGATGTCTCGGAAAACGCCATCGAGGTCTATATCGGCCGTCTCCGGCGGCATCTGTCGGCATCGCGCACCGAGATCGTCACGGTGCGCGGGCTTGGCTACAAATTGGACGCTTCATGA
- a CDS encoding tripartite tricarboxylate transporter substrate binding protein translates to MTFKMGRRALLAAVAAVSMSGSAFAAGHQVLDSIHFLIPGGAGGGWDGTARGTGEALTNAGIVGSASYENMSGGGGGVAIAYLIENAESNHGTLMVNSTPIVIRSLTGVFPQSFRDLSLIAGTIGDYAAMVVKADSDIDDMAGLLDAYRADMSGTAVGGGSVPGGMDHLVAAMAFQAAGEDPTAVKYIPYDAGGDAMAALLSGEIKALSTGFSEAVALAEAGEVKIIGVTSDERVPAYDAAPTMQEQGIDTTFINWRGFFGAPTLSDEEIAAYQEALAKMYDTPEWEAVRARNGWVNIHNPGDDFRAFLEEQEKVIGDLMRELGFL, encoded by the coding sequence ATGACATTCAAAATGGGCCGTCGCGCCCTTCTCGCCGCTGTTGCGGCTGTCTCCATGTCCGGCTCCGCTTTTGCGGCTGGCCATCAAGTGCTCGACAGCATCCACTTCCTGATCCCCGGCGGCGCCGGTGGCGGCTGGGACGGAACCGCGCGCGGCACGGGTGAGGCGCTCACCAATGCAGGCATCGTCGGTTCGGCGTCTTATGAAAACATGTCCGGTGGCGGCGGCGGTGTGGCGATTGCCTACCTGATCGAGAACGCTGAATCGAACCACGGCACGCTGATGGTCAACTCGACCCCGATCGTCATCCGGTCGCTGACTGGCGTTTTCCCGCAGTCGTTCCGTGATCTTTCGCTGATCGCTGGCACCATCGGCGACTATGCCGCGATGGTGGTGAAAGCGGATAGTGATATTGACGATATGGCCGGCCTGCTGGATGCCTACCGCGCTGATATGAGCGGCACCGCTGTTGGCGGTGGCTCGGTCCCGGGTGGTATGGATCACCTCGTCGCAGCAATGGCATTCCAAGCCGCGGGTGAAGATCCGACCGCTGTTAAGTACATCCCCTATGATGCAGGTGGCGACGCAATGGCCGCACTGCTCTCGGGCGAAATCAAGGCGCTGTCCACTGGCTTCTCGGAAGCGGTTGCACTGGCGGAAGCTGGCGAAGTGAAGATCATCGGCGTTACCTCCGATGAGCGTGTGCCTGCCTATGACGCGGCTCCCACCATGCAGGAGCAAGGCATCGACACGACCTTCATCAACTGGCGTGGTTTCTTCGGTGCGCCGACGCTCTCTGACGAAGAGATCGCCGCCTACCAAGAGGCGCTTGCCAAGATGTACGACACCCCTGAGTGGGAAGCCGTTCGCGCCCGCAACGGCTGGGTCAACATCCACAACCCGGGTGATGATTTCCGTGCTTTCCTTGAAGAGCAGGAAAAGGTCATCGGCGATCTGATGCGCGAGCTGGGCTTCCTGTAA
- a CDS encoding tripartite tricarboxylate transporter TctB family protein — protein sequence MALDRWIALIILAIALAYGYAAFFTMDHLLPPFMQRNPIWPSTFPKALSVLAVGTCLIILLGLEKPSGEEKTPDIDYRRLQDYHLGKALFLLALMAAYALALRPIGFLASTTLFLVLGAAILGERKFHILIPVALVATGAVWYLVQEVLGIFLRPLPFFLGV from the coding sequence ATGGCACTTGATCGCTGGATCGCGCTTATCATTCTCGCGATTGCACTGGCCTACGGCTATGCAGCGTTCTTTACGATGGATCATCTGTTGCCGCCGTTCATGCAGCGCAACCCGATCTGGCCCAGCACCTTCCCGAAGGCACTTTCGGTACTGGCGGTGGGCACTTGCTTGATCATCCTGCTCGGGTTGGAAAAGCCCAGCGGCGAAGAGAAAACTCCCGACATTGATTACCGTCGTCTGCAAGACTACCACCTCGGTAAGGCGCTTTTCCTGCTGGCGCTGATGGCAGCATACGCGCTGGCGCTGCGGCCTATCGGCTTCCTCGCGTCAACAACGCTATTTCTCGTCTTGGGGGCCGCCATTCTCGGCGAGCGCAAATTCCATATCCTGATCCCTGTCGCTTTGGTGGCCACAGGCGCGGTCTGGTATCTGGTGCAAGAGGTGCTGGGGATCTTCCTGCGGCCTCTGCCGTTCTTCTTGGGGGTCTGA
- a CDS encoding sensor histidine kinase, with translation MSVAVTQGSLRRKLTIMLLSGAGGLALLVYFVVQSVAREIAQESQDNVLAASALSILDSARVVEGEITIDFPYASLSMLDTVSNERVFYQIQLDGKFLSGYEDLPQPEPLSSGVTRFGSDAYLGEAVRIATASRGLSTDAGASTLEVSVAQTRSSMNQTLARISRMAMAIGGGFFLVAALLSLLISRSTIRPLARLAASVTRRGPKDLRPVAAPVPTEMAPLVDALNTFMGRLKRSLSRSEEFIAEAAHRVRTPLAIVRTKAEITLRRVEKPENRAAIRDMIRAIDESSRTAGQLLDHAMVTFRADHLLDEEIDLAALASDTIESLRPVSELKEMEIHASFDASPHIRGDAILLQNALRNLLDNAIKYAPAGGTIRVHVSASDKKSILTVQDTGPGFPQNDLGQLRDRFARGTNASGTIGSGLGLTIVEDVVSAHGGAMTLENSAGGGACVTLSFPLS, from the coding sequence ATGAGCGTTGCTGTGACCCAAGGCTCGCTGCGGCGAAAGCTGACGATCATGCTGCTTTCTGGCGCAGGTGGGTTGGCGCTGCTGGTCTACTTCGTGGTGCAATCGGTTGCCCGCGAAATCGCACAGGAAAGTCAGGACAACGTGCTCGCTGCATCCGCTTTGTCGATCCTCGATAGCGCGCGGGTCGTCGAAGGCGAGATCACCATCGACTTCCCCTACGCCTCGCTCTCCATGCTCGATACGGTCAGCAACGAAAGGGTTTTTTACCAGATCCAGCTGGATGGAAAGTTCCTGTCCGGTTACGAAGATCTCCCCCAGCCAGAGCCACTTTCCAGCGGGGTGACGCGCTTCGGTTCGGATGCATATTTGGGCGAGGCAGTGCGCATCGCCACCGCCTCACGCGGCCTGTCGACGGATGCGGGTGCCTCCACGCTAGAGGTATCGGTGGCGCAAACGCGCTCCAGCATGAACCAGACCCTTGCCCGCATTTCGCGCATGGCAATGGCTATTGGCGGTGGCTTCTTCTTGGTGGCAGCGCTCCTTTCGCTGTTGATCTCCCGCAGCACGATCCGCCCTCTTGCGCGTCTTGCCGCCTCGGTCACGCGGCGCGGCCCGAAGGATTTGCGCCCTGTTGCCGCGCCGGTTCCCACTGAGATGGCCCCGTTGGTGGATGCGCTCAACACCTTCATGGGCCGCCTGAAGCGCTCGCTTTCACGCTCTGAGGAATTTATCGCCGAAGCGGCACATCGGGTGCGCACGCCCCTTGCCATCGTCCGCACCAAGGCGGAGATCACTTTGCGCCGCGTAGAGAAGCCCGAAAATCGCGCAGCCATCCGCGATATGATCCGCGCCATAGACGAAAGCTCCCGCACAGCGGGGCAGCTTTTGGATCATGCGATGGTGACGTTCCGCGCGGATCATCTCCTCGACGAGGAGATCGACCTTGCCGCGCTGGCCAGCGACACGATCGAGAGCCTGCGGCCTGTCTCGGAACTGAAGGAAATGGAAATCCACGCCTCATTCGACGCCAGCCCGCATATCCGTGGCGATGCGATCTTGTTGCAAAACGCGCTCCGCAACCTGCTCGACAACGCGATCAAATATGCCCCCGCAGGCGGCACGATCCGTGTGCATGTCTCGGCCAGCGACAAGAAATCAATCCTCACCGTGCAGGATACAGGGCCGGGCTTTCCTCAGAACGACCTCGGCCAATTGCGGGACCGTTTCGCGCGCGGAACCAACGCCAGCGGCACCATTGGCTCTGGGCTGGGGCTTACGATCGTTGAAGATGTGGTCAGTGC